One segment of Paenibacillus rhizovicinus DNA contains the following:
- a CDS encoding alpha-L-fucosidase, with the protein MNSAATEERLRTWYRDARIGLFLHWGMRTGDYDKDPFDSETPYAYETVEDFEQAAADNGWSAQRWVTTAVRLKAKYITLATFHCDMGYLKIWPSDVPGSPCTKRDYLREVIDAATAEGIRIVIYINRDSKHAFHHGIQWLDREAYRAYKGDEQVDIIARDGWLTYSMDVMFELLDRYPEVAGFWFDGYHDKLEAQDVFARLHARREDLILINNDFSDAPVADEDAMALEDFGKDCTPEFDYASGTWVGPHDKEFAFKMKWDWFYLGEGKPDWGAYELNYANVASDQEFVKRIVTIAGSSWNAHLGYGPKIGGDFPEVVNSFTAHFEQYLSWASESIYGTYGGGYDHGGFPPGYWQDGAYGVTTLVPGERVHYLHVLTPPGGSQLTLPDAGYAVERVLDLKTAEPLAFSQQDGWLTISSPSWDAVDRDGDRVLKLTVSAEVGVVPRNEITVSTRWEMPYAPASNVLDSHYDRYFRSAMAGQWPQSLTFSLADKTELRGISLVQPETGAAGEGGGYAAPVSERIKAYEIYVSDDGETWGEAVASGELRNQRGKQVILFPSVSASYLRLTAKNNFGGTGTFQLISAELLKH; encoded by the coding sequence ATGAATTCAGCAGCGACAGAAGAACGGCTTCGGACATGGTACCGCGATGCGCGCATCGGATTGTTCCTCCACTGGGGCATGCGCACCGGCGATTATGATAAGGATCCGTTCGATTCCGAGACGCCCTATGCCTATGAAACGGTCGAAGATTTCGAGCAGGCGGCCGCGGACAACGGCTGGAGCGCGCAGCGGTGGGTGACTACCGCAGTGCGTCTGAAAGCCAAATATATTACGCTTGCAACGTTCCACTGCGACATGGGCTATTTGAAAATATGGCCTTCCGACGTGCCGGGCAGTCCGTGCACGAAGCGCGACTATTTGCGTGAAGTCATCGATGCCGCGACGGCTGAAGGCATCCGCATCGTCATCTACATCAACAGGGATTCGAAGCATGCCTTCCATCACGGCATTCAATGGCTGGATCGCGAAGCCTACCGCGCGTACAAAGGCGACGAGCAGGTCGATATTATCGCCCGCGACGGCTGGCTGACCTACAGCATGGACGTCATGTTCGAGCTGCTGGACCGCTATCCGGAAGTTGCCGGCTTCTGGTTCGACGGCTACCACGACAAGCTGGAGGCGCAGGACGTATTCGCCCGGCTCCATGCGCGGCGCGAGGATTTGATCCTGATCAATAACGATTTCAGCGACGCTCCGGTGGCGGACGAGGATGCGATGGCGCTGGAGGATTTCGGCAAGGATTGCACGCCGGAGTTCGACTATGCCAGCGGCACGTGGGTAGGCCCTCATGACAAGGAGTTCGCTTTTAAGATGAAATGGGACTGGTTCTATCTTGGAGAAGGCAAGCCGGACTGGGGCGCCTATGAGTTGAACTATGCGAATGTCGCCAGCGACCAGGAGTTCGTGAAACGGATCGTGACGATCGCGGGATCGTCCTGGAATGCCCATTTGGGTTATGGCCCGAAGATCGGCGGCGATTTCCCGGAAGTGGTGAACAGCTTCACCGCTCATTTCGAACAGTACCTTTCCTGGGCGTCCGAATCGATTTACGGCACGTACGGCGGCGGCTACGATCATGGCGGATTCCCGCCGGGGTATTGGCAGGACGGCGCTTACGGCGTGACGACGCTCGTTCCCGGCGAACGCGTGCACTATTTGCACGTGCTTACGCCACCTGGCGGTTCGCAGCTGACGCTGCCCGACGCGGGTTATGCCGTGGAGCGCGTGCTGGATTTGAAGACCGCCGAGCCGCTCGCATTCTCGCAGCAGGACGGATGGCTGACAATCTCCTCGCCTTCGTGGGACGCGGTTGACCGGGACGGGGATCGGGTGTTGAAGCTGACCGTCTCCGCCGAAGTCGGCGTCGTGCCGCGGAACGAGATCACCGTCAGCACGAGATGGGAGATGCCGTATGCGCCGGCTTCCAACGTGCTCGACAGCCATTACGACCGCTACTTCAGGAGCGCGATGGCGGGCCAATGGCCGCAATCGCTGACCTTCAGCCTGGCTGACAAGACCGAGCTCAGGGGAATCAGCCTGGTGCAGCCCGAGACCGGCGCGGCCGGCGAAGGCGGGGGTTACGCGGCTCCGGTCAGCGAGCGAATCAAGGCGTACGAGATATATGTCAGCGATGACGGAGAGACGTGGGGCGAAGCGGTTGCATCCGGCGAACTGCGCAATCAGCGCGGCAAGCAGGTCATTCTGTTTCCATCGGTATCGGCATCGTACTTGCGGTTGACGGCGAAGAATAATTTCGGAGGGACGGGTACGTTTCAACTGATTAGCGCGGAATTGCTGAAGCATTAA
- a CDS encoding carbohydrate-binding protein, with amino-acid sequence MKIGWSSKGIRNAERHGKRKRFAGFFLSTALLTALSAGVVAPQAAHAASNYYVAPGGSDSNNGTSLGTPFKTIQKAASVAAAGDTVYIRGGTYRETVTPANSGTTGSPINYQAYQGEDVLISGLDPVTTSWTAYSGNIYSTNLTMGLGDENAVFVNGSNMTYARWPNKTGASPMTNDGAAIGSGSLTSITDSAMPNQSSGWYNGAIVWSISAAKWTAWGATVTGSGGGTVNFAIPGDMGDYTNPGDTTRGDKNYYYLAGKLGLLDAEKEWFYDSAASKLYLYAPGGGSPSTKTVEVKARRQAIDLTGKSNIRFTGIDITGAEMKITGDNNVIDGMTATYIFSHNARGLYHTHPVTDDGIHIMGSNNTVKNGDFGFSDGNIFLIDKGSNNVITNNYIHDADQNGSYDAPVRLEDNGYNDRNYTTITYNTIYNTGRSAIHFTRPGYFEHNDVYRTNIVADDGAPVYLGGDLLNSTVAYNYIHDIYWQSGTRAGVVPAIYMDNGTDNAIAHHNVIYNIGQDAAFRMNAPTNGGRYIYNNTAYNVPSTLVTMAGTPAFTQDNNLLNAASSNFVDAANHNFRLASGSSAINAGTAHAPWTNGYAGSAPDKGAYEFGGTDWTAGVQGSTPPSTPALSYEAEASANTLAGGASVSACTACSGGSVVKNVGNNAGTLQFNNVNAGSAGTRTVTIAYANGDASARSALLSVNGGTATTLSFPPTGSFTTVGTITVNITLNAGNNTLKFYTNAAGVWAPDFDKITLLATDAEAEATGNTLAGGASVSACTACSGGSDVKNVGNNAGTLQFNNVTMSSAGTRTLTIAYLNGDTSARSALLSVNGGTAVTLSFPPTGSFSTVGTITVSVSLNAGSNTLKFYTNAAGVWAPDFDKISVY; translated from the coding sequence ATGAAGATTGGCTGGTCAAGCAAAGGAATTCGAAATGCAGAGCGGCACGGCAAACGCAAGCGATTTGCAGGGTTTTTCTTATCCACCGCATTATTGACAGCGCTTTCAGCCGGTGTAGTTGCTCCGCAAGCCGCGCATGCGGCTTCGAATTATTACGTCGCTCCGGGAGGCAGCGACAGCAACAACGGCACCTCGCTCGGCACGCCGTTCAAGACGATCCAGAAGGCGGCTTCCGTCGCGGCCGCGGGCGATACGGTCTACATTCGAGGAGGCACCTACCGCGAGACGGTCACGCCGGCCAACAGCGGGACGACGGGCAGTCCGATCAATTACCAAGCGTACCAAGGCGAAGACGTGCTGATCTCCGGCCTGGATCCGGTGACTACGAGCTGGACCGCTTACAGCGGGAATATTTATTCGACGAATCTCACGATGGGCTTGGGCGACGAGAATGCCGTCTTCGTGAACGGCAGCAACATGACGTATGCCCGATGGCCGAACAAGACCGGCGCGAGCCCGATGACGAACGACGGCGCGGCCATCGGAAGCGGCAGCCTGACGAGCATTACCGATTCCGCGATGCCGAATCAATCGTCCGGCTGGTATAACGGCGCGATCGTATGGTCGATTTCCGCCGCGAAATGGACGGCCTGGGGCGCGACCGTGACGGGCAGCGGCGGCGGCACCGTGAATTTCGCCATCCCTGGCGATATGGGCGATTATACGAATCCGGGCGATACGACGCGCGGGGACAAGAATTATTACTATCTGGCCGGAAAGCTTGGCTTGCTCGACGCCGAGAAAGAATGGTTCTACGATTCGGCGGCATCGAAGCTGTACTTGTACGCGCCGGGCGGCGGCAGCCCTTCGACCAAGACGGTCGAGGTCAAGGCGAGGCGGCAGGCGATCGATCTGACGGGCAAGTCGAACATCCGTTTCACGGGCATCGACATCACAGGCGCGGAGATGAAAATCACCGGCGACAACAACGTCATCGACGGCATGACCGCAACGTATATCTTCTCCCACAACGCGCGCGGCCTGTATCATACGCATCCCGTCACGGATGACGGCATTCATATCATGGGCAGCAACAACACGGTGAAGAACGGCGATTTCGGCTTCAGCGACGGCAACATCTTCTTGATCGACAAGGGCTCGAACAACGTCATTACGAACAACTACATCCACGACGCCGACCAGAACGGCAGCTACGACGCGCCGGTGCGGCTCGAGGACAACGGCTATAACGACCGCAATTACACGACGATCACGTACAACACGATCTACAATACGGGCAGATCGGCGATTCATTTCACGCGGCCGGGCTATTTCGAGCATAACGACGTCTACCGCACGAACATCGTCGCCGACGACGGCGCGCCGGTCTATCTGGGAGGCGACCTGCTGAACTCGACGGTAGCGTACAACTACATCCACGACATCTATTGGCAGAGCGGAACCCGGGCCGGCGTCGTGCCGGCGATCTACATGGACAACGGCACGGACAACGCGATCGCGCATCATAACGTCATCTACAACATCGGCCAGGACGCGGCATTCCGCATGAACGCGCCGACGAACGGCGGCCGGTATATCTACAACAACACCGCGTACAACGTTCCATCGACGCTCGTGACGATGGCGGGCACGCCGGCATTCACGCAGGACAACAACTTGCTTAACGCGGCTTCCTCGAACTTCGTCGACGCGGCGAACCATAATTTCCGTCTCGCATCCGGTTCGAGCGCCATTAACGCGGGCACGGCGCATGCGCCGTGGACGAACGGCTATGCGGGCTCCGCGCCGGACAAAGGCGCTTACGAATTCGGCGGCACGGACTGGACGGCCGGCGTGCAAGGCAGCACCCCGCCTTCGACGCCTGCGCTCAGCTATGAAGCCGAAGCCTCGGCGAATACGCTTGCCGGCGGCGCGTCCGTGAGCGCGTGCACGGCTTGCTCGGGCGGCAGCGTCGTGAAGAACGTGGGCAATAATGCCGGCACGCTGCAATTCAACAACGTCAATGCCGGCAGCGCCGGCACGCGGACGGTGACGATCGCATACGCGAACGGCGATGCTTCGGCGCGCAGCGCGCTGCTCAGCGTCAACGGCGGAACGGCGACGACGCTGAGCTTCCCGCCGACAGGCAGCTTCACCACGGTCGGAACGATCACGGTGAATATTACGCTGAATGCGGGGAATAACACGCTGAAGTTCTATACGAATGCGGCGGGCGTATGGGCACCGGACTTTGACAAAATCACGCTGCTCGCGACGGATGCGGAAGCCGAGGCGACGGGCAACACGCTTGCGGGCGGCGCGTCCGTGAGCGCGTGCACGGCATGTTCGGGCGGCAGCGACGTGAAGAACGTGGGCAACAACGCCGGCACGCTGCAGTTCAACAACGTGACGATGAGCAGCGCCGGCACGCGCACGTTGACGATCGCGTACTTGAACGGCGATACGTCGGCACGCAGCGCGCTGCTGAGCGTCAACGGCGGTACGGCCGTGACGTTAAGCTTCCCGCCGACAGGCAGCTTCAGCACCGTCGGGACGATCACTGTCAGCGTATCGCTGAACGCAGGCAGCAATACGCTGAAATTCTACACGAACGCGGCGGGCGTATGGGCGCCGGACTTCGACAAGATCTCGGTTTATTGA
- a CDS encoding chromate transporter, producing MLTELWKLFLSFGRATMLGYGGGPSIIPLYENEVVGRMSWMSTEDFGHALAFGNSLPGPIATKLAAYIGFKVAGWPGAIVALAAVVLPTALLMIVLVGVMNKLQNNPYIKGMIRGIQPVIFVMMAMLAYDFAKYAMKTTPGFITFIPFLLAVGYFVLVYYLNLSALYGIIGSLVIGALFLRG from the coding sequence ATGCTGACGGAATTGTGGAAATTGTTTCTTTCTTTTGGCCGGGCGACGATGCTTGGTTATGGGGGCGGGCCTTCGATTATACCGCTCTACGAGAACGAGGTCGTGGGCCGGATGTCTTGGATGTCGACGGAGGATTTCGGGCATGCGCTGGCGTTCGGCAATTCGCTGCCGGGACCGATCGCCACGAAGCTTGCGGCTTATATCGGCTTCAAGGTAGCCGGCTGGCCGGGCGCCATTGTTGCGCTTGCCGCCGTCGTGCTGCCGACCGCGCTGCTCATGATCGTGCTCGTCGGGGTCATGAACAAATTGCAGAACAACCCGTACATTAAAGGGATGATTCGCGGCATTCAGCCTGTCATCTTCGTCATGATGGCGATGCTGGCGTACGATTTTGCCAAATACGCGATGAAGACGACGCCGGGCTTCATTACGTTCATTCCGTTTCTGCTGGCCGTGGGCTACTTCGTTCTCGTATATTACTTGAACCTGAGCGCACTGTACGGCATCATCGGCTCGCTCGTAATCGGGGCCTTGTTCCTGCGAGGATAG
- a CDS encoding Lrp/AsnC family transcriptional regulator: MSTKTPHPFTLPVVSLDETDRKILTSLHENARISYTELGKLVGLSRVAVQTRIAALMDEGVIERFTAVINPARIGIEVSAFFNVEVEPQFLEDVSSKLADEPEVTSLYHMSGPSKLHMHGIFETIQGMERFLVEKVYAMPGIVSVDSQLLLKRYKSRMGMKL, translated from the coding sequence TACTAAAACACCGCATCCGTTCACGCTGCCCGTCGTTTCGTTAGACGAAACCGACCGTAAAATTCTAACCTCGCTCCACGAGAACGCGCGCATTTCCTATACGGAGCTGGGCAAATTAGTCGGCCTATCGCGCGTCGCCGTCCAGACACGGATCGCCGCGCTGATGGACGAAGGGGTCATCGAACGTTTTACGGCCGTGATCAACCCCGCCCGCATCGGCATCGAGGTATCCGCCTTCTTCAACGTCGAGGTCGAGCCGCAATTTCTGGAGGATGTCTCCAGCAAGCTCGCGGACGAACCGGAAGTGACAAGTCTATACCATATGAGCGGACCGAGCAAGCTGCATATGCACGGCATTTTCGAGACGATTCAAGGGATGGAACGTTTCCTCGTCGAGAAGGTGTACGCGATGCCGGGGATCGTCAGCGTGGACAGCCAATTGTTGTTGAAGCGGTATAAGTCCCGTATGGGCATGAAATTGTAA